Proteins co-encoded in one Capnocytophaga ochracea DSM 7271 genomic window:
- the panC gene encoding pantoate--beta-alanine ligase, translating into MIYTHQKELHNLLETLKNQGKTIGLVPTMGALHDGHLSLIKKAKQENDIAVVSIFVNPTQFNNPTDLQKYPRTLEADAQKIAQFSKEILIYAPTVADIYGEEVVAEPFDFAGLDKVMEGTSRPGHFDGVGTIVKKLFEIVMPDRAYFGEKDYQQLLIIQQMVRQTGLSVTIVPCPIVRNADGLALSSRNALLSESIKQRATIIYNTLLAAKERFATHSPAEVEIWVKEVFAQQPDFTLEYFTITDAHTLQPITKKEAGKDYRAFIVVHAEGVRLIDNLAF; encoded by the coding sequence ATGATTTACACACACCAAAAGGAACTCCATAACCTGTTGGAAACCCTTAAAAATCAAGGAAAAACGATTGGTTTAGTACCTACTATGGGCGCTTTACACGACGGACATTTATCACTCATAAAAAAAGCTAAACAAGAGAATGATATAGCGGTAGTGAGCATTTTTGTGAACCCTACGCAGTTCAACAATCCTACCGATTTGCAGAAATACCCGCGCACCTTAGAAGCCGATGCCCAAAAGATTGCTCAGTTCAGTAAAGAGATACTCATTTATGCCCCTACCGTAGCCGATATTTATGGCGAAGAAGTAGTCGCTGAACCTTTTGACTTTGCAGGATTAGACAAAGTGATGGAAGGTACTTCTCGTCCTGGTCATTTCGATGGTGTAGGCACGATTGTTAAAAAACTTTTTGAGATTGTAATGCCCGATAGAGCTTATTTTGGTGAAAAAGATTACCAACAACTGCTTATTATTCAGCAAATGGTACGACAAACGGGCTTGTCAGTAACCATTGTTCCTTGCCCAATCGTGCGCAATGCCGATGGTTTGGCTCTCAGCTCCCGCAATGCTCTCCTCAGCGAGTCGATAAAACAGCGCGCTACCATTATTTACAACACTCTACTCGCTGCCAAAGAACGTTTTGCTACTCATAGCCCTGCTGAAGTAGAAATCTGGGTAAAAGAAGTCTTTGCTCAACAGCCCGACTTCACCTTAGAATATTTTACCATTACCGATGCGCATACATTGCAACCTATTACCAAAAAAGAAGCAGGTAAAGACTACCGTGCTTTTATAGTCGTACACGCCGAGGGAGTAAGATTGATTGATAACCTTGCTTTTTAG
- a CDS encoding rhodanese-like domain-containing protein, producing MKFIITMSTLILCSVTAQAQTLAERINASNVTLVDVRTPKEYAAGTAEGAINIPLEEMGARWQELKGKENIVLFCRRGIRAGKAQDILKMHNITAVNGKTVEHVKSLQKVNLADKLTFKTDKPTTYFVKDGKNVRQVAIALGEGGVLKKHTTSIPATLIMVKGTVRFLINGEEIVLKDLDTYQIPVDVEHEVIGVEKENVFIVTKGD from the coding sequence ATGAAATTTATAATCACTATGAGTACACTGATATTATGTAGTGTAACTGCGCAAGCACAGACTTTAGCTGAGCGTATCAACGCTAGCAACGTAACCCTTGTGGATGTACGTACTCCAAAAGAATATGCCGCGGGGACTGCTGAAGGAGCCATTAATATTCCTTTGGAAGAGATGGGTGCCCGATGGCAAGAACTAAAAGGAAAAGAGAATATCGTTCTCTTTTGCCGTCGCGGTATACGCGCTGGCAAAGCACAGGACATTCTTAAAATGCACAACATTACAGCTGTGAATGGCAAAACAGTAGAACACGTAAAGTCGTTACAGAAAGTAAACTTAGCCGATAAGCTCACTTTTAAGACTGATAAACCTACTACTTATTTTGTAAAAGATGGTAAAAATGTGAGACAAGTAGCCATAGCTTTAGGTGAAGGAGGAGTGCTGAAAAAACACACTACCAGTATCCCTGCAACCCTTATTATGGTGAAAGGAACTGTACGTTTTCTTATCAATGGAGAAGAAATTGTGCTTAAAGACCTCGATACCTATCAAATACCCGTAGATGTAGAACACGAAGTGATAGGAGTAGAGAAAGAAAATGTATTTATAGTTACTAAGGGGGATTAA
- the rpsT gene encoding 30S ribosomal protein S20 has protein sequence MANHKSALKRIRRNEAARLRNRYQHKTARNAVRKLRALENVEEAKALFPKVVSMIDKLAKRNIIHANKAANLKSSLAKHINKLAK, from the coding sequence ATGGCAAACCATAAATCAGCATTAAAGAGAATCAGAAGAAACGAAGCAGCTCGTTTACGCAATCGTTATCAACACAAGACGGCTCGTAACGCCGTGAGAAAACTACGCGCTTTGGAAAATGTAGAAGAAGCCAAAGCTCTTTTCCCTAAAGTAGTTTCGATGATTGATAAACTTGCTAAGAGAAATATTATTCACGCTAATAAAGCGGCGAATTTAAAGAGCAGTTTAGCTAAACATATTAACAAGTTAGCTAAATAG
- a CDS encoding acyl-CoA reductase, protein MKQQNINNLVRLGELLSKTEQFNDIFDKAEQQNSWFTRANVIFAFKSWSEALSKNNVQQWLSQYQLPQTTSPKKILIIMAGNLPLVGFHDLLCVLVAGHKAIVKLSSDDGILLPYLIKQIRAFATEWAEAVAFTDDKVTEYDAVIATGSDNTARYFEYYFGKKPHIIRKNRHSVAVLTGEETPEELQDLGKDIFLYYGLGCRSVSKLFVPQGYDFNLLFQAIYPYKDIIEEQKYANNYDYNKAVYLMSLYKLLENGFLLLKEDEHYGSPIATLFYEYYTNKEALKKKLATDREKIQCVVGHNFIDGEIPFGQTQTPKLWDYADGVNTLTFLLNL, encoded by the coding sequence ATGAAGCAACAAAATATAAACAACTTAGTTCGGTTAGGGGAACTGCTTTCTAAAACCGAACAATTCAACGATATATTTGATAAAGCAGAACAGCAGAACAGTTGGTTTACACGTGCTAATGTAATATTTGCCTTTAAATCGTGGAGTGAAGCCCTCAGCAAAAACAATGTACAACAATGGCTGTCGCAATATCAATTACCACAAACTACTTCGCCTAAAAAAATATTGATTATAATGGCTGGTAATCTGCCTTTGGTAGGCTTCCACGATTTGTTGTGCGTATTGGTAGCAGGGCATAAGGCAATAGTGAAGCTCTCCAGTGACGATGGCATACTACTTCCCTACCTTATAAAACAGATAAGGGCTTTTGCTACTGAATGGGCAGAAGCGGTAGCTTTTACAGATGATAAAGTAACTGAATACGATGCCGTAATAGCTACGGGTAGCGATAATACCGCACGCTATTTTGAGTATTACTTTGGCAAGAAACCCCATATTATAAGGAAAAACCGCCATTCAGTAGCCGTACTTACAGGTGAAGAAACACCTGAGGAATTGCAGGATTTAGGTAAAGACATCTTTCTGTATTACGGCTTGGGTTGCCGAAGTGTTTCTAAACTATTCGTACCCCAGGGTTATGATTTCAACCTATTATTTCAGGCTATCTACCCCTATAAAGACATTATTGAAGAACAAAAATACGCCAATAACTACGACTACAACAAAGCCGTTTACCTAATGAGCTTGTATAAACTACTCGAGAACGGTTTCTTACTGCTGAAAGAAGACGAACATTACGGTTCACCTATTGCTACTCTTTTCTATGAATATTACACCAATAAAGAAGCCCTAAAAAAGAAATTAGCAACCGACAGAGAAAAGATACAATGTGTAGTAGGTCATAATTTTATAGATGGTGAAATACCCTTCGGGCAAACGCAGACTCCTAAACTATGGGATTACGCCGATGGTGTAAACACACTTACGTTTTTACTAAATTTGTAA
- a CDS encoding DUF5686 and carboxypeptidase-like regulatory domain-containing protein: MKKRFLLLLLFGLMLCLTKVWGQTHVSGKVIDENGNPVAYANVIFAKTTIGAYTDDQGRFSLYSEKRQKDLEVSLIGYNTRKIHLDKDNTKDLVVVLVEGELLEEVTVVAKPTKALSKKENPAYTVLQGIWKNKKKRGLQNATAYQFKKHSTTELGVNNLDTIFLKKALGKEYDTIRRILSEKKYKETFSLPMYLTEKIETVYGDNQLGKKRVDIEAERAQGIVQQGFGLERVSQSFDDFDIYDNTYMILNKPFVSPLAEFGYGVYLYVLSDTIQRDDRSFYRINFFPRDDQDLALEGKFEVDTKTYIVSSIQMHTTAKTNINLVRGLSFEKYFTIANDSIYLPEHEIQEGDFTLLTKKDEEKGLYVKNYITFSDIVLNKPKPANFYDEQVVKVAKNQFYKDDSYWDANTLGGADLTKTKVLIREVGSNKRIKMIGDVTDIVTSGYIPIGNYMQFGRFWQTFSSNNVEGLRLRAGFRSFFSTDDRFRTYVYGAYGVRDKEFKYGISGKYLISHSPRITFGAGYQNDNLQLGTFVMHDDTKLDFENTTNFIIARGENYYLTRNRKVQGVINYDIVPNLQFSVFGTYQKLTSASEENFLIAYRNPKTGEEIHEYDNFYTGAQLTFTPNRKVFGYGVEQRYGKKLFPMYTLKYSKGVDGVLNSKFDYDKVQTILYKPIPLFGYGIFHATVEAGKVFGTAPLIALTPTPANQSYSSAPNTFALLDYYDFITDTYINGYFEHHFDGFLFNRIPFLQKTRFKSLIFGRFAYGTLSDKNKQANITNIIFNSPEKLYWEYGFGIENIGLGNFRFIRVDFVWRNDFNDVNGVRNPKFGVRIGIVPSF; encoded by the coding sequence ATGAAAAAACGCTTCTTACTGCTCCTTTTATTCGGTTTAATGCTCTGTCTTACAAAAGTATGGGGGCAGACACACGTGTCGGGTAAAGTGATTGATGAAAACGGTAACCCCGTGGCTTATGCCAATGTGATTTTTGCAAAAACTACCATTGGAGCTTATACCGACGACCAAGGGCGGTTTTCTCTGTATTCGGAGAAAAGACAGAAGGATTTGGAAGTTTCACTTATAGGATACAACACTAGGAAAATACATTTAGACAAAGACAATACCAAAGATTTGGTAGTGGTATTGGTGGAAGGGGAATTGCTCGAAGAGGTAACAGTTGTAGCGAAACCTACTAAGGCACTTTCTAAAAAAGAGAACCCTGCCTATACCGTATTGCAAGGTATTTGGAAGAATAAAAAGAAGCGTGGACTACAAAACGCTACGGCGTATCAGTTTAAAAAACACAGTACAACGGAATTGGGGGTGAACAACCTCGATACCATCTTCTTAAAAAAGGCTTTAGGAAAGGAATATGACACCATCAGACGTATTCTTTCTGAGAAGAAATACAAAGAGACCTTCTCTCTGCCAATGTATCTCACTGAAAAGATAGAAACGGTTTACGGCGACAATCAGTTGGGGAAAAAGCGAGTAGATATAGAAGCTGAACGTGCTCAAGGGATTGTACAACAAGGATTTGGGTTGGAACGTGTAAGTCAGTCGTTTGACGATTTTGATATTTACGACAATACTTATATGATACTGAACAAGCCCTTTGTGAGTCCGCTAGCGGAGTTTGGTTATGGCGTATATCTGTACGTGCTGAGCGATACAATTCAGAGAGACGACCGCTCGTTCTATCGCATCAACTTTTTTCCTCGTGATGACCAAGATTTAGCATTAGAGGGAAAGTTTGAAGTAGACACTAAGACTTATATAGTGAGTTCGATACAGATGCATACTACGGCTAAAACGAATATCAACTTAGTACGTGGACTTTCTTTTGAAAAATACTTTACCATTGCTAACGACAGTATTTACCTTCCTGAACACGAGATACAAGAAGGGGACTTTACGCTCCTGACGAAGAAAGACGAAGAAAAGGGATTGTATGTAAAGAACTACATCACTTTTTCGGATATTGTTCTCAACAAGCCTAAACCTGCTAATTTTTATGACGAGCAGGTGGTAAAGGTAGCGAAAAATCAGTTTTACAAAGACGATAGTTATTGGGACGCAAATACCTTAGGAGGGGCAGATCTCACTAAAACGAAAGTTCTGATTCGGGAAGTGGGGAGCAATAAACGCATCAAGATGATAGGTGATGTAACCGATATTGTGACGTCGGGCTATATTCCTATTGGCAATTATATGCAGTTTGGCAGGTTTTGGCAAACTTTCTCGAGCAACAACGTAGAGGGTTTACGGCTAAGAGCCGGCTTTCGTTCGTTCTTCTCTACCGATGACCGCTTCCGCACCTATGTATACGGAGCTTATGGGGTGAGAGACAAAGAGTTTAAATACGGTATCAGTGGTAAATACCTTATCTCTCACAGTCCGCGTATTACCTTTGGAGCGGGCTATCAGAACGACAATTTGCAATTGGGTACCTTTGTGATGCACGACGATACCAAATTAGATTTTGAAAATACTACCAACTTTATCATTGCACGTGGTGAGAACTATTATCTTACTCGCAACAGAAAAGTACAAGGTGTTATTAACTATGATATTGTGCCTAACTTGCAGTTTTCGGTATTTGGTACTTACCAAAAACTCACTTCGGCAAGCGAAGAGAACTTCCTCATTGCCTACCGAAACCCCAAGACAGGCGAGGAAATTCACGAATACGACAACTTTTATACAGGGGCACAATTAACCTTTACCCCCAACAGAAAGGTATTTGGCTATGGGGTGGAACAGCGTTATGGCAAAAAGCTCTTCCCGATGTATACCCTTAAATACTCCAAAGGCGTAGACGGTGTATTAAACAGTAAGTTTGATTACGACAAAGTACAAACGATACTCTATAAACCAATTCCACTTTTCGGGTACGGTATTTTCCACGCTACGGTGGAAGCAGGGAAGGTATTCGGTACAGCACCTCTGATAGCACTAACCCCTACTCCTGCAAACCAATCGTATTCATCAGCTCCTAACACTTTTGCGCTTTTAGATTACTACGATTTCATTACCGACACCTATATCAATGGATATTTTGAGCATCATTTTGATGGTTTCTTGTTCAACCGCATTCCTTTTTTGCAAAAAACGCGCTTTAAGAGTTTAATATTTGGACGATTTGCTTACGGAACACTCTCTGACAAGAACAAACAAGCTAATATTACCAATATTATATTCAATTCACCTGAAAAACTGTATTGGGAATACGGATTTGGGATTGAGAACATAGGGTTAGGAAACTTTCGCTTTATACGAGTAGATTTCGTATGGCGTAACGATTTCAATGATGTGAATGGGGTGCGAAATCCTAAGTTTGGAGTACGGATTGGGATAGTACCATCGTTTTAG
- a CDS encoding UDP-glucose--hexose-1-phosphate uridylyltransferase encodes MKVYIEVEKLISYAVLHNLVKEDDRILVTNAVLESIGCDSYTEFTKEEQAQIAKEVAQITYPTEVLDRLVQWAAENGTLTTDTLTFRDLLNSKIMGQVLPRTSVIRNDFWHTYQRSKEQATQQFYELNKQSNYIRTDRIAKNILWEHNSPYGNLEITINLSKPEKDPRDIAAQKDVVATNYPKCLLCKENEGYMGRVNHAGRQNLRTIKLDLANEEWFFQYSPYIYYNEHCIVFSSEHRPMKIDKACFEHVLGFVEQFPHYFLSSNADLPIVGGSILSHDHFQGGRHVFPMEKATIKERVSFKGFEDVEAGIVNWPMSVLRLRGEKDRLIALADVILQSWINYSDESLGIYSHTEGVRHNTVNPVARFKNGKYELDLALRNNRTDAQHPMGIFHPYEHLHNIKKENIGIIEVMGLAILPGRLKTEMASIKTLLGEAITAGNAFSAVYTKMNADSALQKHTQWLERYVSSCPTPLSIKNLDNFINRSIGDTFCEVLENCGVFKHTPKGEEGFRRFVAQAQV; translated from the coding sequence GTGAAAGTTTATATTGAAGTAGAAAAGCTCATCAGTTATGCGGTACTTCATAACTTGGTGAAGGAAGACGACCGTATTCTTGTTACCAATGCTGTTTTGGAAAGTATTGGTTGCGATAGTTATACCGAGTTTACAAAAGAAGAGCAAGCTCAAATCGCTAAAGAGGTAGCCCAGATAACTTATCCTACGGAAGTACTCGACCGCTTAGTGCAGTGGGCAGCTGAGAACGGCACCCTCACTACCGATACGCTTACTTTCCGTGACCTACTGAACTCTAAGATTATGGGACAGGTATTACCTCGTACATCGGTAATTCGCAACGATTTTTGGCATACTTACCAAAGGAGCAAAGAGCAGGCAACCCAACAGTTTTACGAGCTCAACAAGCAAAGCAACTACATACGCACCGATAGAATTGCTAAGAACATTCTGTGGGAACACAATAGCCCTTATGGCAATTTAGAAATTACTATCAACCTTTCTAAGCCAGAGAAAGACCCTCGTGATATTGCTGCCCAAAAAGATGTGGTAGCCACTAACTACCCAAAATGTTTGCTCTGTAAAGAGAACGAAGGTTATATGGGGCGTGTGAATCACGCTGGTAGGCAAAACTTGCGCACGATTAAGCTGGATTTAGCCAATGAGGAATGGTTTTTCCAATACTCTCCCTATATCTATTACAACGAGCATTGTATCGTCTTTTCGAGTGAACATCGCCCAATGAAGATTGACAAGGCTTGCTTTGAGCACGTATTGGGCTTTGTAGAGCAATTTCCTCATTACTTCCTCAGTTCTAATGCCGATTTACCTATTGTAGGAGGCTCTATCCTCTCACACGACCATTTTCAAGGCGGACGACACGTTTTCCCTATGGAAAAAGCTACCATAAAAGAACGCGTGAGCTTCAAAGGTTTTGAGGATGTGGAAGCAGGTATTGTAAATTGGCCTATGAGCGTATTGCGATTGCGCGGTGAGAAAGACCGCCTCATCGCCTTAGCCGATGTAATCTTACAATCGTGGATAAACTACAGCGATGAATCATTAGGCATCTACTCACATACTGAGGGCGTGCGTCACAATACGGTAAACCCTGTGGCACGTTTTAAAAACGGCAAATATGAACTCGATTTGGCTTTGCGCAACAACCGCACCGATGCCCAGCACCCTATGGGTATCTTTCACCCTTACGAACATCTGCACAATATCAAAAAAGAGAACATTGGGATTATTGAGGTGATGGGCTTAGCGATTTTACCCGGTAGGTTAAAGACTGAAATGGCGAGTATTAAAACCTTGCTTGGTGAAGCCATTACAGCTGGTAACGCTTTCAGCGCTGTATATACCAAAATGAACGCTGACTCTGCTTTGCAAAAACACACTCAGTGGTTAGAACGTTACGTGAGCTCCTGCCCTACTCCACTTTCTATAAAGAACTTAGATAACTTTATTAATAGGAGTATAGGCGATACTTTTTGTGAGGTATTGGAGAATTGTGGCGTGTTTAAACATACTCCAAAAGGAGAAGAAGGGTTTAGGAGATTTGTTGCTCAGGCTCAAGTTTAG
- a CDS encoding aldose epimerase family protein, which yields MITINKSLFGTHNGQAVYQYTLQNANGFRVSVLNLGGTITEIAVKDKHNVLKNVVLGYAHLEDYIGNGAYNGATIGRTSGRIHNATFTIDGKTYHLFKNNGENSLHGGKEGFSSKLFEVKELANGLEMHYTSPDGEEGYPAKVDFKVIYTITEDNSLHIAYEAVADAKTYLNITNHSYFNLSGDMEMNGDTQVLQIAADNICELAEGLIPTGDYIAVKDTTFDLRKGKVIAEGIAEGHPQFEITRAYDHPFVLNHSGLNGAPQLVLHSPHSGITMEAYTTQRVAVIYTGNFLDDVPVFDKVCTAKEKPSKNPRFVGVAIEMQDFPDGINQPKFGVKPLEKGEVYKQETVYKFLIK from the coding sequence ATGATAACCATCAACAAAAGCCTGTTCGGTACTCACAACGGACAGGCTGTCTATCAATATACCTTACAGAATGCGAACGGCTTTCGCGTGTCTGTTTTGAACTTAGGCGGTACTATTACCGAAATAGCTGTAAAAGATAAGCACAACGTACTTAAAAACGTAGTATTAGGTTATGCGCATTTAGAAGATTACATAGGTAATGGCGCTTATAATGGAGCTACCATAGGGCGCACTTCAGGGCGTATTCACAACGCTACTTTCACTATCGACGGGAAAACCTATCATCTATTTAAAAATAATGGTGAAAACTCATTGCACGGTGGTAAAGAAGGCTTTAGCAGTAAACTCTTTGAAGTAAAAGAGCTCGCTAATGGCTTGGAAATGCACTACACAAGTCCTGATGGAGAAGAAGGCTACCCTGCAAAAGTAGATTTCAAAGTGATTTACACCATCACTGAAGATAACAGTCTGCATATTGCTTACGAAGCCGTTGCCGATGCTAAAACCTACCTTAATATCACCAACCACAGTTATTTCAACCTTTCAGGTGATATGGAAATGAATGGCGATACCCAAGTACTACAAATCGCTGCTGATAATATTTGTGAATTGGCAGAAGGGCTTATTCCTACGGGTGATTACATAGCTGTAAAAGATACTACTTTCGACCTCCGCAAAGGTAAAGTTATCGCTGAGGGTATTGCTGAAGGACACCCTCAATTCGAAATCACACGTGCCTACGACCACCCCTTTGTGCTCAACCACAGCGGACTCAATGGTGCTCCTCAGTTGGTATTGCATTCTCCTCACAGTGGTATTACTATGGAAGCCTATACTACCCAACGTGTGGCTGTGATTTACACTGGTAACTTTTTAGATGATGTTCCTGTATTTGATAAGGTATGTACTGCCAAAGAAAAACCATCAAAAAACCCACGATTTGTAGGTGTAGCTATTGAGATGCAAGATTTCCCCGATGGTATCAATCAGCCGAAGTTTGGGGTAAAACCCTTAGAAAAAGGGGAAGTGTACAAGCAAGAAACCGTTTATAAGTTTCTTATTAAATAA
- a CDS encoding galactokinase, giving the protein MKHLEQKFQEVFGAPAEKQFFAPGRVNLIGEHTDYNGGNVFPCAIDKGTYGLVKKRNDRKFRMYSENFADLGVMEFTLDELTNDKKHDWANYPKGVIKMFLEAGQKIDSGFDILFSGNIPNGAGLSSSASIEMLTAIVLKDLFHLSIDSVEMAQLGKKTENLFIGVNSGIMDQFAIAMGKKDHAILLDCNTLKYAYVPVVLKDEVIVIANTNKRRGLADSKYNERRAECDEALAELQTKLPIKALGELSIEQFEANKDLIKSPVRQKRAKHAVYENQRTLKAQKELSAGNLAEFGKLMNQSHISLRDDYEVTGVELDTLVALAWEQPGVVGSRMTGAGFGGCTVSIVKKDKVDDFIKNVGEAYKNKIGYAADFYIASVSDGAKKL; this is encoded by the coding sequence ATGAAACACTTAGAACAAAAGTTTCAAGAAGTTTTCGGTGCTCCTGCCGAAAAACAATTCTTCGCACCAGGACGTGTGAATCTCATCGGTGAACATACCGACTACAATGGCGGTAATGTGTTCCCTTGCGCTATCGACAAAGGCACTTACGGTCTCGTAAAAAAACGCAATGACCGCAAATTCCGTATGTATTCTGAAAACTTTGCCGACCTTGGCGTAATGGAGTTCACCCTCGACGAACTTACCAACGACAAAAAACACGATTGGGCTAACTACCCAAAAGGTGTGATTAAAATGTTCCTCGAAGCAGGACAAAAAATCGACTCTGGGTTCGATATTCTCTTCTCTGGGAATATCCCTAATGGCGCAGGACTTTCTTCTTCTGCTTCTATTGAGATGCTTACCGCTATTGTGCTAAAAGACCTCTTCCATCTCTCTATCGACTCTGTGGAAATGGCGCAATTAGGCAAGAAAACTGAAAACCTATTCATTGGGGTAAACTCTGGTATTATGGACCAATTTGCGATAGCTATGGGTAAGAAAGACCACGCTATCCTCCTCGATTGCAACACACTCAAATATGCCTATGTGCCTGTGGTACTTAAAGATGAGGTAATCGTGATTGCCAATACTAACAAACGTCGTGGTCTCGCCGATTCTAAATACAACGAACGCCGTGCTGAATGTGATGAAGCCTTAGCCGAATTGCAAACTAAATTGCCTATTAAAGCCTTAGGAGAACTCTCTATTGAACAATTTGAAGCCAACAAAGACCTCATCAAGAGTCCCGTTCGCCAAAAAAGAGCTAAACACGCAGTATATGAAAACCAACGCACTCTTAAAGCACAAAAAGAGCTTTCAGCAGGTAATTTAGCTGAGTTTGGTAAGTTAATGAACCAATCGCACATTTCTTTGCGCGACGATTATGAGGTAACAGGCGTAGAACTCGATACTTTGGTTGCTCTTGCTTGGGAACAACCTGGAGTAGTAGGTTCGCGTATGACGGGAGCAGGCTTTGGCGGTTGCACTGTAAGCATCGTGAAAAAAGACAAAGTAGACGATTTTATTAAAAATGTAGGCGAGGCTTACAAAAACAAAATAGGATATGCTGCCGATTTTTATATCGCTTCTGTGAGCGACGGCGCTAAAAAACTATAA
- a CDS encoding alpha/beta fold hydrolase, whose amino-acid sequence MRNVFITSLLLILPLSTFGQSPFSVKKVGEKGSPILFIPGLGCSSDVWQETVPALITNHTCYLLTLAGFGGITPVKNPSLDYWTDAIISYIKKENIQKPTIVGHSLGGILAMKIAAKASDLLDRIVIVDALPCLPLLSDPNFKITPNKDCTPMIKELTAMSKEDFERSQMASMMYYTTKEAKKPTIVQWSVASDRETLAKLVCEISNTDLREEIKQIKVPALVLLESVFTSSKDNIRDQYQNLSLRDLRYANKGLHFIMYDDFDWYLTQLKSFIR is encoded by the coding sequence ATGAGAAATGTTTTTATAACCTCCCTTTTACTTATTTTGCCACTATCTACGTTTGGACAATCTCCATTCTCAGTGAAAAAAGTAGGAGAAAAAGGAAGTCCTATTTTGTTTATTCCAGGACTTGGCTGCTCCAGCGATGTCTGGCAAGAGACTGTACCTGCTCTGATCACTAACCACACTTGCTACCTGCTTACCTTAGCGGGGTTTGGAGGAATTACCCCTGTAAAGAATCCAAGTTTGGACTATTGGACAGATGCCATTATCTCCTATATCAAAAAGGAGAACATCCAAAAACCTACGATTGTAGGGCATAGCTTAGGGGGCATCCTTGCTATGAAAATAGCCGCTAAAGCCTCTGACCTACTTGATAGAATAGTGATTGTAGATGCTCTGCCTTGCTTGCCTTTGCTTTCTGATCCTAATTTTAAGATAACACCTAACAAGGATTGTACTCCTATGATCAAGGAACTTACAGCAATGTCTAAAGAAGACTTTGAGCGTTCGCAAATGGCTTCAATGATGTACTATACAACAAAGGAAGCCAAGAAGCCTACCATCGTTCAGTGGAGTGTAGCCTCAGATAGGGAGACCCTCGCCAAACTTGTGTGTGAAATCTCTAATACAGACCTCAGAGAGGAAATAAAACAGATAAAAGTGCCTGCTTTAGTGCTCTTAGAGTCCGTATTTACTTCTTCAAAAGACAACATAAGAGATCAATATCAAAATTTATCTTTGAGAGACCTTAGATATGCCAATAAAGGGCTCCACTTTATTATGTATGATGACTTTGATTGGTATTTGACTCAGCTAAAATCCTTTATAAGATAA